The sequence CTTCTTCGACAATAATCATATAGTTTTTAATCAGAGTAGGTTATAAAAGATAATTTTGTTCATGCTGGCCAAAATTCCACTATTCAAAAAATATCCAATAGATATGGAGATTATAGAGGTTTTTGACGATCCAAAAAATAAATAAAAACTTTTCGGAACAAATAGATGAAACGATATTATCCGTATTTTTGCTGCAAAATAATAAAAATGGTTGATTTTACTGATAACGACGATGATATTTTCACTGGAAAAGAACATACGCCTATAAGGGAAGATGCTTTTGATAAATCGCCACAGGAAAAAATTGAGAAAATTACTGAGCTTTTTGGAGAAATCATGGAAACATTAGGACTGGATATGACCGATGACTCTCTAAAGGATTCTCCGAAGCGTGTTGCTAAAATGTACGTGAACGAGATTTTCGGAGGACTTCTTCCGGAAAACAAACCAGGGATCTCTACATTTTCCAATAAATATAAATACCGTCAGATGTTGGTGGAGAAAGATATCACAGTATACTCTTTTTGTGAACACCACTTCTTACCTATTATAGGAAGAGCGCATGTTGCGTATATCTCTAATGGAGAAGTAATCGGTCTTTCAAAAATTAACAGAATTGTGGATTACTATGCAAAAAGACCACAGGTTCAGGAAAGATTAACAATGCAGATTGTAGAAGCTCTGAAAGAAGCTTTAGGAACAAAAAATGTTGCATGTATCATTGATGCTAAACACCTTTGTGTAAACTGTAGAGGAATTAAAGACACTGCAAGCTCCACTATTACTGCGGAACTAAGTGGAATCTTCAGAACAAACCCAATCACAAGGCAGGAATTCTTACATTATGTAGGAAGCCATGCAAAACTAGATTAATCAATGAACTACCAGATCCTTAAAAATATTATAGATACAGAACTAAAAAAGTTCCAGTTAATTTCTGAAGAAGAATGGATTTATAAAAAATCACCGGAAAAATGGTCCAAAAAAGAAATTATTGGCCATCTTTGTGATAGTGCTTTTACAAATATCCGTAGATTTGTAGTCACTCAATATAAAGAGAACGAGAATATCATATATGATCAGAACGCCTGGGTAAAAGCTCAGAATTATCAGAATGTTCCCATTGGAGAGTTAATCAACCTTTGGAAAGCACTAAACTATCAGATCGTTCATATCGTAGAAAATATTCCTGATGAAGCATTACAAAGAACGTGTGATACCACCAAAACAGAAACTCAGGTTTTTACCCTGGAGTTTATCATTAAGGATTACGTAGAACATTTGCAGCATCATTTAGAATCGATTTAATTATGATAAAATTTAAAAAAGTTTCACATAAAATCTTTATCACAACAATTATTTGTTGTGACAGATTTTTATTTTAACTAATTTTTGAATCTTAAAACTATTGAATCTTTTAATAAAAAATAAATGCAATTAAAAATATATAACTCGCTTACAGCGGAAAAAGAAATATTCAAACCCATCTTAGAAGGAAACGTAGGAATGTATGTCTGCGGACCTACAGTGTACAGCAATGTGCATTTAGGGAATGTAAGAACTTTCCTGTCTTTTGATTTTATCTACCGTACCCTAATGCATTTAGGATATAAAGTAAGATACGTAAGAAACATTACCGATGCAGGGCATCTTACTGATGATGGAGATGTAAATAACGATAGATTCGTTAAGCAAACTCGTCTTGAAAAATTAGAACCCATGGAAATTGTACAAAAGTACACTGTAGATTTCCATAAAGTTTTAGAGATGTTTAATCTGCTCCCTCCTAATATTGAGCCTACAGCAA is a genomic window of Chryseobacterium nakagawai containing:
- the folE gene encoding GTP cyclohydrolase I FolE — translated: MVDFTDNDDDIFTGKEHTPIREDAFDKSPQEKIEKITELFGEIMETLGLDMTDDSLKDSPKRVAKMYVNEIFGGLLPENKPGISTFSNKYKYRQMLVEKDITVYSFCEHHFLPIIGRAHVAYISNGEVIGLSKINRIVDYYAKRPQVQERLTMQIVEALKEALGTKNVACIIDAKHLCVNCRGIKDTASSTITAELSGIFRTNPITRQEFLHYVGSHAKLD
- a CDS encoding DinB family protein; amino-acid sequence: MNYQILKNIIDTELKKFQLISEEEWIYKKSPEKWSKKEIIGHLCDSAFTNIRRFVVTQYKENENIIYDQNAWVKAQNYQNVPIGELINLWKALNYQIVHIVENIPDEALQRTCDTTKTETQVFTLEFIIKDYVEHLQHHLESI